The following are from one region of the Strix uralensis isolate ZFMK-TIS-50842 chromosome 4, bStrUra1, whole genome shotgun sequence genome:
- the CCNA2 gene encoding cyclin-A2 gives MLAGQENQENVPPGGKAPPPTAAGPRVVLGLLRGAQQRPGIPPQVRGGAAGPGRRGRRSGGGGCQRRGRALGGADGPLSPQAARGGGEGHGAAGRPVGGQQPFAIHVDEPDGKQQRRRGDPATQKEEAAAALGLRAAVCALGERRPLAPLGNAMELSFDSPSIMDISITSEAEEKKPNVNNVPDYISDIHTYLREMEVKCKPKIGYMKKQPDITNNMRAILVDWLVEVGEEYKLQNETLHLAVNYIDRFLSSMSVLRGKLQLVGTAAMLLASKFEEIYPPEVAEFVYITDDTYTKKQVLRMEHLILKVLSFDLAAPTINQFLTQYFLHEQTNAKVESLSMYLGELSLIDADPFLKYLPSVTAAAAFHLAGYTITGQTWPESLCKVTGYTLEDIKPCLMDLHETYLKAAQHTQQSIREKYKSTKYHGVSLIDPPETLNLL, from the exons ATGTTGGCGGGGCAGGAGAACCAGGAGAACGTCCCTCCGGGCGGCAAAGCCCCGCCACCcaccgccgccggcccccgcgtggtgctggggctgctgcggggCGCCCAGCAGCGGCCCGGCATCCCGCCGCAGGTGAgggggggcgcggcgggcccggggcggcgcgggaggaggag cggcggcggcggctgtcagcggcggggccgggctctCGGCGGCGCTGACGGGCCGCTCTCCCCGcaggcggcgcggggcggcggtgAGGGCCatggcgcggcggggcggccggtcGGCGGGCAGCAGCCCTTCGCCATCCATGTGGACGAGCCGGACGGGaagcagcagcggcggcggggcgacCCGGCGACCCAgaaggaggaggcggcggcggcgctggggctgcGTGCGGCCGTCTGCGCCCTGGGTGAGCGGCGGCCCCTGGCGCCCCTGGGCAACGCCATGGAGCTGAGCTTCG ATTCTCCAAGCATTATGGATATTTCAATAACctcagaagcagaagagaaaaaaccaaaTGTTAATAACGTGCCAGACTATATCAGCGATATCCATACATACCTTAGGGAAATGGAG GTGAAATGCAAGCCTAAAATAGGTTACATGAAGAAGCAACCTGATATCACAAACAACATGCGAGCTATTCTTGTGGACTGGCTGGTGGAAGTCGGAGAAGAATACAAATTACAGAATGAAACCCTGCACTTAGCTGTAAATTACATTGACAGGTTTCTTTCTTCGATGTCTGTTTTGAGAGGAAAACTACAGCTTGTGGGTACTGCAGCTATGCTGCTTGCATC AAAGTTTGAAGAAATCTACCCTCCTGAAGTAGCAGAGTTTGTTTACATCACAGACGACACCTATACCAAGAAGCAGGTTCTAAGGATGGAGCACTTAATTTTGAAGGTTTTGTCCTTTGACTTGGCAGCTCCAACAATCAACCAGTTCCTCACTCAGTATTTCCTACATGAGCAGACAAATGCTAAAGTGGAGAGCCTGTCAATG TACCTTGGGGAGCTGAGTCTAATTGATGCTGATCCTTTCCTGAAATACTTGCCCTCAGttactgctgctgcagcatttcatcTAGCAGGCTACACGATCACTGGACAAACCTGG CCTGAATCCCTGTGCAAAGTAACGGGCTACACCCTTGAAGACATCAAGCCCTGCCTCATGGACCTACACGAGACCTACCTCAAAGCAGCACAGCACACACAACAGTCCATAAGGGAAAAGTACAAGAGTACAAA GTACCATGGAGTATCGCTTATTGACCCACCAGAGACACTAAACTTATTGTAA